Genomic window (Bacteroidia bacterium):
GCTCTTCGAAAAAAGCAAAGAAATCTATTGGTTGGAATTCATTCGACTGATGACCTTACCGATTCTGTTGTTCATCATTCGGATACCTTCTGCATGGGCTATTTCAACCTGGATTTGTGTAGGATTCTCCCTGGTATGGCTTATGTTGATTGCATTTGGTTTTCAAAAAAAATGAAGTCTTAGCTTGGAAACCACCATTCAGGCCAACATCCATCCAGTCAAAGGTTTTGATCAAGGTAGTATTTTGGTAATAAATAAATCAGCTAATACTTTGGCGTTTCAATGGTTTTACCATATTTGCACACCTTGATACAAGCCAAATCAATCATTAAAACTTATGGATCTCTTCAAGTTTTGAAGGGTGTTGATTTTTATGCAAACAAAGGCGAATTGGTAAGCATTGTTGGTCCTTCCGGAGCAGGAAAATCAACCTTATTACAAATTTTAGGCACCCTCGACAAACCAGATAGTGGGGAATTAATGTTAGACCAAACCAAGGTATTAGAACTAAATGACAAAAAGCTATCTCGATTTAGAAATCAAAACATCGGGTTCGTCTTTCAATTTCATCAATTACTTCCTGAATTCACTGCGTTGGAAAACATTTGTATTCCGGCCTTTATTGCAGGAAAAACAGTTTCAGAATCTGAAAAAGATGCATTTGAATTACTTGATTTCTTAGGAATAAAGGAGAGGGCTTATCATAAGCCTTCCGAACTTTCGGGAGGTGAACAGCAGCGGGTTGCAGTGGCTAGAGCGCTTATTAACAAACCTGGAATTTTATTCGCCGATGAACCTTCGGGCAACTTGGATGGAAAAAATGCCGAGGAGCTTCACCAACTTTTTGTTCAATTAAAAAAGCATGCCAACCAAACCATCGTAGTAGTTACCCACAACGAAAGTCTGGCCAACCTTGCCGATCGAAAATTGACCATGAAAGATGGACAGTTTATTCAGTAATGCCTGCTAGCTTAAACAACTTACAATTGGTATATTTTACTTCAATTTCATTTTTTGTCTACTGTACCTTATATGAAGTGAGGATTTCCTAGAGAATTATCCCCAAAAAAAGGTTGACTAAAAAAGAAAACATACCTTTGTAGGTAGCTATGTTGGAATTTATAAAACGTATTTTTCAAAAACCGGATTTAACCCCGGCCGATTTGGGTCAATTGTGCACCGATGTTCACTCTCATTTATTACCCGGAATTGATGACGGGGCCCAAACCCTGGAGGATAGCATTCAACTAATCTCCGAACTATCCAAACTTGGGTACCAAAGGTTTATTACTACACCACATATTATGGGCGATTTTTATAGAAACAGCCCGGAAACCATACTCCCAAAACTCGACCTTGTTCGGGAGGAGTTGGCTAAAAGAAATATGAATTATCCTATTGATGCCGCAGCAGAATACTATTTGGATGCAGAATTTAGCGATAAATTGAAAAAGGGAAATTTACTCAGCTTTGATAAAAACTATTTATTGTTCGAGTTGTCTTTCATGAACCCTCCGGATGGATTGGATGCTACCGTTTTTGAAATCCAAACCAAAGGATACACACCGGTTTTAGCGCATCCGGAAAGATATTTGTATTGGATAGACAAATTAGACCGCTTGGAAGAACTTCGGGAACGAGGTGTTTTATTCCAATTGAATTTACTTTCTATTGTTGGCCACTATGGTCCACCATCCAAGAAATTCGCCGAAAAACTCATCGACAAAAACTGGTTCGAATTTTTAGGCTCCGACTTACACAACATGAAACATATTGCCTCTATAAATAGAGGAATTGCCGATCCGTATTTAAAAAAAGCTTTGGAATTGGGACTTGCTAAAAACAAATCCCTTTGAAAACTTGCAAATTATAACTCAGCGAAAATTCGCTAGAGATAGGCCTTTCAAGGAAACGGAACTCGGAAATGCTTGTAAATGGGGCACTTTTGGGTGCACTTTTCAACAAAACCCCCATTTTATTAACATTTCCCAACTAATCTGGTTTGACGTATGAGTGGCTGTATACATTTGCCTCAACAATTTTTGTTTAACCTTTAAAATTTCAACAAAATGAACAAAGCAGAACTCGTTGATGCTATCGCTGCTGGAAGCGGACTTTCTAAAGCTGACTCTAAAAAAGCTCTTGATGCTTTTATTGATGCTACAACCGGAGCCTTGAAAAAAGGTGACCGTGTGGCTCTAGTTGGATTCGGTTCTTTCTCAGTTTCTAAACGTGCAGCTCGCAAAGGCCGCAACCCACAAACTGGTAAAGAAATTAAAATCGCTGCTAAAAAAGTAGTACGTTTTAAAGCCGGTGCAGAACTTTCTGACAAAGTAAAATAGTCTTTTATTTTGACGAAAATGATAAAGCCTGGGAAAACATCCCGGGCTTTGTTTTTTTAACCGAATGATTTTAATAAATTATTGACAAAGTTGTTTAAATAAACTTAAATTTGCGCCCGAATTAAATCACTTCAACCAAGCATGGAAAATACCCCACTACCAGAAGAAAAAAAATCCAAAAGCAGTCTGATATTCCTGATTCTTTCCATTTTATTCTTCCTAATCTCCGGTGTTCTAGGTTTTCTTCTTTTTACTCAAAAGCAACAAACCGCTCAAGTAACTTTTGAAAGAAACACTTTAGCACTCGAAAAAGATTCTCTACGCTCCGAATTAACCGTTCTTCTTGGGAAATACGATGCTATGGAAAAAGAAAACGGAAGTTTAAGCACCGAACTTCAAGCAGAAAAAGATAAAGTTTTAGCACTGCAAGAACAAGTAGATCGCCTGAAAGCCTCCGGAGATGGCGTAAAAGTTGCCAAGTTTAAAAAAGAACTGGAAGGTATGAAAACCAGGTATTCTGAACTTGAAGCACAAATTGCAGCCCTCAAAACTGAAAACCAAGGACTTAAAGACGAGAATTCCAAAGTAAAAGGTGAGGTTGAACAACAAAAACAAGTAAATAATCAACTCACTTCTGAAAATTCAACCCTTACCGGTAAAGTAAATTTGGGCTCCTTGCTAAAAGCCTACGGAATTAAAGCCGACCCAGTGAAAGGTGACAAAGAAAAAGTAACCAACAAAGCTAAACGCGTTGATAAAATTAAAGTGTGCTTCACCCTAAGTGAAAACAAAATCGCTAAAGCAGGTAACAAAGATTTGTATGTACGAATCGAAGCTCCGGATGGAAAAGTTCTATCTAAAGACGCTACCGACGAAATTGAAGTGAACGGCGAGAAAAAACAATACAGTGTTAAAAAGGAGATTATGTACGAAAACTCTCAAATGGACATCTGTATTTACTACAATAAATCAGACAATTTTGCTAAAGGTCAATACAATGTTCAAATCTACGCCGACAATAT
Coding sequences:
- a CDS encoding ABC transporter ATP-binding protein, giving the protein MIQAKSIIKTYGSLQVLKGVDFYANKGELVSIVGPSGAGKSTLLQILGTLDKPDSGELMLDQTKVLELNDKKLSRFRNQNIGFVFQFHQLLPEFTALENICIPAFIAGKTVSESEKDAFELLDFLGIKERAYHKPSELSGGEQQRVAVARALINKPGILFADEPSGNLDGKNAEELHQLFVQLKKHANQTIVVVTHNESLANLADRKLTMKDGQFIQ
- a CDS encoding HU family DNA-binding protein; the protein is MNKAELVDAIAAGSGLSKADSKKALDAFIDATTGALKKGDRVALVGFGSFSVSKRAARKGRNPQTGKEIKIAAKKVVRFKAGAELSDKVK
- a CDS encoding capsular biosynthesis protein, with product MLEFIKRIFQKPDLTPADLGQLCTDVHSHLLPGIDDGAQTLEDSIQLISELSKLGYQRFITTPHIMGDFYRNSPETILPKLDLVREELAKRNMNYPIDAAAEYYLDAEFSDKLKKGNLLSFDKNYLLFELSFMNPPDGLDATVFEIQTKGYTPVLAHPERYLYWIDKLDRLEELRERGVLFQLNLLSIVGHYGPPSKKFAEKLIDKNWFEFLGSDLHNMKHIASINRGIADPYLKKALELGLAKNKSL